The genomic stretch AATAATACCGGCAATATCGGTAGATTGTGCGTAGGAACTGAAAGCAGATTGCATCTGATACGTCCGTTTGGATTTTTGATTGATGATAAAAACCTGAAACGTTCCGGTTTAGATTATTGGGTGCATCTTGATGTAACAGAATACGAAAATGTTGATGAATGGATAAAAAATATTCCCGATCTGTCTCGTGTTTTTCTGATGAGTTCACACGCTGAGAAATCTTATCTGGAAACCGATTTTCAGGATGGTGATTGGTTGGTTTTCGGAAAAGAAAGTGTAGGCCTGAGCAAAGATGTTTTAGACCGTTTTGAAAATCATTTGACCATTCCGATGTCTAAATTGATTCGAAGTTTTAATATCGCAAATTCTGTCGCATTTGTAGTAGGAGAGGCGAAAAGACAGATTACCTTAAAAAAATAGTTTTAAAGTATTAGGTATTCCTTTTTTAAAATTTGTTGCGAAAGAGCGATCTGATAATAATATTGAGTTGTAAGAATTCTCTTTTGTTTTTAAAAAAAGTAATGAAATTTGAATTTAATTAAAAGTCTTTTGTATATTTGGAAAATATCACTTAACAAAGATTTATTTAAATTATGAAAACACTTTCCAGACTTGTTTTATCAACAGCTTTTGTAATGACTTTAGCAATTTCAAATACTGCTTTTGCTCAGGAAACTAAAAACGAACTTGCCATCAATACCAATTCATTATTAGGAAATACAGTTAAAAGACATGAAGCTTCTCCTGAATTAAAAGCTTCTACTTTGATTCTTATTAATAAAAATGAAAGTTCACTTGAGGACCTCAAAGAACTTAAAGGAGAACATGTAAAAGGCGTAAAAGTACTTTTAGATGATTCTGTAAAGAAAAAATTCAGACAAAAAGGGATCAAAGAAATTATTTCAGTTACTACAAAATAGTTAATCGTTGTGATAAGGTTTTCCCTGTAAAATCTGATCAGCTCTGTAAAGCTGTTCTACAATAAAAAGCCGGATCATCTGGTGTGTAAATGTCATTTTAGATAATGACATTTTTTCGTTGGCTCTGCTGTAGATTTCGTCAGAAAAACCATAGGCTCCGCCAATCAGGATATGAACTTTTTTCACAGAAGAATTCATCCACGAATCTATTTTCTGTGAAAATTCACGGCTTGTGAACTGTTTTCCCTTTTCATCCAGAAGAATAACAAGATCATTTTTATCAATTTGATTTAAAAATAATTTGGATTCTTCTTTTTTGAGAAGATCGGAAGAAAGATTTTTGGCATTTTTCACATCCGGGATTTCTATAATCTCAAAATTCCAATGTTTTGGGAGCCGGGTAAGGTAATAACTGATCAAAGATGTAATTTCTTTGTCATCTGTTTTCCCAATACAAACTAAACTGATTCGCATTTCTTATATTTGCTGAGCACAAATATACTTTATGGCTATAAAAATTCCTAAATTTATCGTAAGATTTCAAGAGTTTCTAGACGACATCCATCTTCCTGTACTCGGAATATCGCTTTGGCAGATGTTTCAGATCTATATATCGGGAATTTTCAAAGGTAATATTGGGCGAAAAGCGGCCAGTATTTCATGGAGTTTTACGTTAAGTTTATTTCCTTTTTTACTTTTCTTGCTTTCGGTAATCCCGTATATGCCGCATTATGATAAGCTTCAGTTCTACATTTTTGAAGTTTTGATGCATAATATTTTTCCATCCAATATTGAGGGTGATGTACGAGGTTATATTGAAGACAGCATTATTCCCAATATGAAAGGAATCAGTAATTTAACAATTCTTATTGCGCTTGTTTTTGCGACGAACGGTACTTTTTCTTTGATTAACGGGTTTAATGAAAATTCAGAAGAAAAACTGACGGATGTAAAAGAATTTATTCTTTCTTTTTTTATCACAATAGGCTTTGTAAGTATTATCTTTTTATCACTTTTTGGCGTGTATTATGTGGAAGTTGTACTCAAACTCTTTACGCCGTCTTATGACGTCTCCTGGCTTGAGAGAAACTTATCAAAGATCATCGGTTTTGTGTCATTTCCTATATTTTACTTTATACTTCTGGCTATGTTTTATTGGTTGGGAACGGTAAAGATTATCAGATTCAGACAGGCGGTTCCCGGTGCAATTCTTACCACTGTTCTGTTTGTTGTGACAACGTATTTCTTTGCTCTTTATGTGAA from Chryseobacterium indoltheticum encodes the following:
- a CDS encoding 23S rRNA (pseudouridine(1915)-N(3))-methyltransferase RlmH — its product is MRISLVCIGKTDDKEITSLISYYLTRLPKHWNFEIIEIPDVKNAKNLSSDLLKKEESKLFLNQIDKNDLVILLDEKGKQFTSREFSQKIDSWMNSSVKKVHILIGGAYGFSDEIYSRANEKMSLSKMTFTHQMIRLFIVEQLYRADQILQGKPYHND
- a CDS encoding tRNA (cytidine(34)-2'-O)-methyltransferase, coding for MLNIVLVEPEIPNNTGNIGRLCVGTESRLHLIRPFGFLIDDKNLKRSGLDYWVHLDVTEYENVDEWIKNIPDLSRVFLMSSHAEKSYLETDFQDGDWLVFGKESVGLSKDVLDRFENHLTIPMSKLIRSFNIANSVAFVVGEAKRQITLKK
- a CDS encoding YihY/virulence factor BrkB family protein, producing the protein MAIKIPKFIVRFQEFLDDIHLPVLGISLWQMFQIYISGIFKGNIGRKAASISWSFTLSLFPFLLFLLSVIPYMPHYDKLQFYIFEVLMHNIFPSNIEGDVRGYIEDSIIPNMKGISNLTILIALVFATNGTFSLINGFNENSEEKLTDVKEFILSFFITIGFVSIIFLSLFGVYYVEVVLKLFTPSYDVSWLERNLSKIIGFVSFPIFYFILLAMFYWLGTVKIIRFRQAVPGAILTTVLFVVTTYFFALYVKNIARYNVLYGSIGSMILLMVWVNVNVYLLLFGNELNMALRKLRIEKLLSDEIKRETKNYHSENSEPNLKSDDEHKRPYNDKKEN